One Gloeobacter morelensis MG652769 DNA window includes the following coding sequences:
- a CDS encoding TetR/AcrR family transcriptional regulator: protein MPKIVEHDQYRRALLRRCFDVFAEHGYAKTTMRQLAEALEVSTGTLYHYFPSKQAIFEQLMEQMAQEDSAALDAELAGMATIEAKLEAAMAFFERTEEYGRKQLLLFVEYYRGFSPGELAQDAALNRIIRQYEQLFFDGIGVRDPVLFHLLWSVVDGWLTHRIYLPHAVSLRDLAAILGPMVAGYLRTYSGDL from the coding sequence ATGCCCAAGATTGTTGAGCACGACCAGTACCGCCGCGCGTTGCTTCGGCGCTGTTTCGATGTGTTTGCCGAGCATGGTTATGCGAAGACGACGATGCGCCAGTTGGCGGAGGCGTTGGAAGTGTCCACCGGGACGCTCTATCACTATTTCCCGAGCAAGCAGGCCATTTTTGAGCAGTTGATGGAGCAGATGGCCCAGGAGGACAGCGCTGCCCTTGATGCTGAATTGGCGGGGATGGCGACGATCGAGGCGAAGCTTGAAGCGGCGATGGCTTTTTTTGAGCGCACGGAAGAGTACGGCCGCAAGCAGTTGTTGTTGTTCGTCGAATATTATCGGGGCTTCAGTCCTGGGGAACTGGCTCAAGATGCGGCGCTCAACCGCATAATTCGTCAGTACGAACAGCTTTTTTTTGATGGGATCGGTGTTCGCGATCCGGTGTTGTTTCATTTGCTGTGGTCGGTGGTGGACGGCTGGTTGACCCACCGTATCTACCTTCCACATGCCGTCTCGTTGCGGGATTTGGCTGCGATTTTGGGTCCGATGGTAGCGGGGTATTTGCGCACTTATTCGGGGGATTTGTAG
- the rpsO gene encoding 30S ribosomal protein S15: MPLTQDRKQELIGTYQVHETDTGSPEVQVAMLSDRINQLTEHLRSHPKDFSSRRGLLKLIGRRKQLLAYLAANEADRYRALVDRLGLRR; this comes from the coding sequence ATGCCCCTGACCCAAGATCGCAAGCAGGAATTGATTGGCACCTACCAGGTCCACGAAACCGACACCGGTTCGCCGGAGGTGCAAGTGGCGATGCTCAGCGATCGGATCAACCAGTTGACCGAGCACCTGCGCAGCCACCCCAAAGATTTTTCCTCGCGGCGCGGCCTGCTCAAGCTCATCGGCCGACGCAAGCAATTGTTGGCTTATCTGGCGGCCAACGAAGCCGACCGCTACCGCGCCCTGGTCGATCGCCTCGGCCTGCGCCGCTAG
- a CDS encoding toll/interleukin-1 receptor domain-containing protein produces the protein MANEQHLARLKQSIPTWNQWRQRTGIRPDFTGADLSWLDLGGADLRDADLSWANFHKSVLARANLAGALLREANLDGANLRGANLRLANLTAAVLGTMDLEGARLFDTVLADVDLGEVQNLENCVHDGPSVLDHRTLEKSGKVPVVFLRGCGLSEPLIAFAPTLSSQALPPSCFISHVSRDRAFVERLSRDLQTMGVRCWRACEESHGRAKRRIGIDQPLRRGERLLVVLSEDSLQSGWIEQEVEAVFLRENEEKHEIIHALRVDGGMGQTAMGWPAMLYSSRSIVDFRGWNEKPVHYAEGLERLVCQLLGSTTQSGVG, from the coding sequence ATGGCAAACGAGCAGCATCTAGCCCGGCTCAAACAGAGCATTCCCACCTGGAACCAGTGGCGTCAGCGCACGGGCATCCGACCGGATTTCACCGGGGCGGACTTGAGCTGGCTCGATCTGGGCGGTGCGGATCTGCGCGACGCCGATTTGAGTTGGGCCAATTTTCACAAAAGTGTCCTGGCGCGCGCCAATCTGGCCGGAGCGCTCCTTCGGGAGGCGAACCTGGACGGTGCCAATCTGCGCGGGGCGAATTTGCGCCTTGCGAACCTGACGGCAGCGGTGCTCGGAACGATGGATCTGGAGGGTGCCCGATTATTCGATACGGTGCTCGCCGATGTCGATTTGGGCGAGGTGCAAAATCTAGAAAACTGCGTGCACGACGGTCCGAGCGTGCTCGATCACCGCACGCTCGAAAAGTCGGGCAAGGTACCCGTGGTGTTCCTGCGCGGCTGCGGCCTGAGCGAACCGCTGATTGCCTTTGCCCCGACCTTGAGCAGCCAGGCTTTGCCGCCGAGTTGTTTTATCAGCCACGTCAGCCGGGATCGGGCGTTTGTCGAGCGGTTGTCCCGCGATCTGCAGACGATGGGGGTGCGCTGCTGGCGCGCCTGCGAGGAAAGCCACGGCCGGGCGAAGCGCCGAATCGGCATCGATCAGCCCCTGCGGCGCGGGGAGCGGCTCCTGGTGGTTCTTTCTGAGGATTCTCTCCAAAGCGGCTGGATCGAGCAGGAGGTCGAGGCGGTGTTTCTGCGCGAGAACGAAGAAAAGCACGAAATCATCCACGCGCTGCGCGTCGACGGCGGCATGGGCCAGACGGCGATGGGTTGGCCCGCGATGCTCTACAGCAGCCGCAGCATCGTCGACTTTCGCGGCTGGAACGAAAAACCGGTCCACTACGCCGAGGGTCTTGAGCGGCTGGTCTGCCAGCTGTTGGGCTCAACGACCCAAAGCGGCGTGGGTTAG
- the devC gene encoding ABC transporter permease DevC, producing the protein MFKRTPLAWLQLRREKTRLAVALAGIAFADLLMFMQLGFLGALFTSNTALHRSFEADLVIAHAQYETLFSIQSIPRDRIYQALFVPEVAAVSAVSLSTASWRNPEALTGRTILVFGVSPARPGFRASVLPEAEALKLPERVLFDRASRPEYGPIAARFAAGQPVRTELNRTRVEVAGLVGIGPSFVADGNVITSETTFLRIFNDRSPEKIELGLLRLVPGADPLAVQSQLAARLPEDVQVLTPERFAGREADYWANSTGIGFIFGLGVAVGFIVGVVIVYQILYADVADHLAEYATLKAMGYPDAYLWGVLLQESLILSVLGFIPGIIVTLALYALAYEATLLPITMPSERLALVFGLTVLMCAGSALIASRKLSSADPADIF; encoded by the coding sequence ATGTTCAAGCGCACACCGCTTGCCTGGTTGCAACTGCGGCGCGAGAAGACCCGTCTGGCGGTGGCTCTAGCCGGGATTGCCTTTGCGGATCTGCTGATGTTTATGCAGTTGGGATTTCTTGGGGCGCTTTTTACCAGCAACACCGCCCTGCACCGCAGCTTCGAGGCGGATCTGGTGATCGCCCATGCCCAGTACGAAACCCTCTTTTCGATCCAATCCATTCCCCGCGATCGGATCTACCAGGCGCTGTTCGTTCCCGAGGTGGCTGCGGTCAGCGCCGTTTCGCTTTCGACAGCCAGCTGGCGCAATCCCGAAGCGCTCACCGGCCGCACCATCCTGGTCTTTGGGGTGAGCCCCGCCCGCCCGGGATTTCGCGCCTCGGTGCTCCCCGAAGCCGAAGCGCTCAAACTGCCTGAGCGGGTGCTTTTTGACCGCGCCTCGCGGCCGGAGTACGGTCCAATTGCCGCCCGGTTCGCTGCCGGTCAACCGGTGCGCACCGAACTCAACCGGACGCGCGTCGAGGTGGCGGGTCTGGTGGGGATCGGTCCGTCTTTTGTGGCGGACGGCAACGTGATTACTTCAGAGACGACCTTCCTGCGCATCTTCAACGACCGCTCCCCCGAGAAGATCGAACTGGGCTTATTGCGCCTGGTACCCGGGGCCGACCCGCTCGCGGTGCAATCCCAACTGGCTGCCCGGTTGCCGGAGGATGTTCAGGTGCTCACCCCCGAGCGCTTCGCCGGCCGGGAAGCCGATTACTGGGCCAACAGCACCGGCATCGGCTTTATCTTTGGCCTCGGCGTGGCGGTCGGCTTCATCGTGGGCGTGGTGATCGTCTATCAGATCCTGTATGCCGACGTCGCGGACCACCTGGCGGAGTACGCCACCCTCAAGGCGATGGGCTACCCCGATGCTTACCTGTGGGGTGTCCTGCTCCAGGAGAGCCTGATCCTTTCGGTGCTGGGTTTTATTCCCGGGATCATCGTCACGCTCGCCCTGTACGCCCTGGCCTACGAGGCGACGCTGCTGCCCATTACCATGCCGTCGGAGCGCCTGGCCCTCGTCTTTGGCCTGACGGTCCTGATGTGCGCAGGATCCGCCCTGATCGCTTCGCGCAAGCTCAGCAGCGCCGATCCCGCCGATATTTTCTGA
- a CDS encoding ATP-binding cassette domain-containing protein has protein sequence MPQPVVAIEQLVHRYESAASERPVLGGVSLVIYPGEIVVLTGPSGCGKTTLLTLVGALRSAQTGSLQVFGKQLVAAAPGALVAIRRRIGYIFQAHNLLSFLSARQNVQMALELHSTEMLAERSAAMLTAVGLADKLAAYPENLSGGQKQRVAIARALVNRPPLVLADEPTASLDSASGRAAVELLRDLAREQGTAVLLVTHDSRIHDIADRLVRMEDGLIVGGGA, from the coding sequence ATGCCCCAGCCCGTCGTCGCCATCGAGCAGCTTGTCCACCGCTACGAAAGCGCCGCTTCCGAGCGCCCGGTCTTAGGCGGGGTGAGCCTGGTGATCTATCCGGGTGAAATCGTCGTGCTCACCGGCCCGAGCGGCTGCGGCAAGACAACCCTGCTTACTCTAGTAGGAGCGCTGCGCTCCGCCCAAACCGGCAGCCTGCAAGTCTTTGGCAAACAGCTGGTCGCAGCCGCCCCCGGGGCGCTCGTGGCTATCCGCCGCCGCATCGGGTATATCTTCCAGGCCCATAATCTGCTCAGCTTTCTGAGCGCCCGCCAGAATGTGCAGATGGCCCTGGAGCTGCACTCCACCGAAATGCTGGCGGAGCGCTCCGCGGCGATGCTCACCGCCGTGGGTCTCGCGGACAAACTGGCTGCCTACCCCGAGAACCTCTCCGGCGGCCAGAAGCAGCGCGTCGCCATCGCCCGCGCCCTGGTGAACCGCCCGCCCCTGGTGCTGGCCGACGAACCGACCGCCTCGCTCGATAGCGCTTCCGGGCGAGCCGCCGTCGAATTGCTGCGCGACCTTGCCCGCGAACAGGGAACAGCGGTGCTGCTGGTCACCCACGACAGCCGCATCCACGACATTGCCGATCGGCTGGTGCGCATGGAGGACGGGCTGATCGTCGGCGGGGGCGCTTAG
- a CDS encoding head GIN domain-containing protein, translating into MKAKLAAAVAVLMVGGAAAVCAETVTREVPAFSRIEVRGSTDIDVRAGANQLVVLLEGAPGVIERIVTEVSGETLVISGPRGSSMNIGGRGPRALIRVPQLQSIAILGSGDARLSGIRSDTFSVSIAGSGDVVVAPAEGLSTVDRLQVDVAGSGDANLAALRARTAAVSVAGSGDVQVYTTEALDASVAGSGDVFYSGNPQRVNRKVAGSGTIVSR; encoded by the coding sequence GTGAAGGCCAAACTTGCTGCGGCGGTGGCGGTGCTGATGGTGGGGGGGGCTGCCGCCGTCTGTGCCGAGACGGTCACCCGCGAGGTACCGGCCTTCTCGCGCATCGAGGTACGCGGCTCGACCGATATCGACGTGCGCGCCGGTGCGAACCAGTTGGTGGTGCTTCTCGAAGGCGCCCCGGGGGTAATCGAGCGCATTGTGACCGAAGTCAGCGGCGAGACGCTAGTGATAAGCGGCCCGCGCGGCAGCAGCATGAACATCGGCGGGCGCGGACCGCGCGCGCTGATCCGGGTGCCGCAGCTCCAGTCCATCGCGATCTTGGGTAGCGGCGACGCGCGCCTGAGCGGTATCCGCAGCGACACCTTCAGCGTGTCGATCGCCGGCAGCGGCGATGTGGTGGTCGCCCCAGCCGAGGGACTCTCCACGGTCGATCGGCTGCAGGTGGATGTGGCCGGTTCCGGCGACGCCAACCTCGCGGCCCTGCGCGCCCGCACCGCGGCGGTGAGCGTCGCCGGCTCGGGCGACGTGCAGGTCTATACCACCGAAGCGCTCGACGCGAGCGTCGCCGGCAGCGGCGATGTCTTCTACAGCGGTAACCCTCAGCGCGTCAACCGCAAAGTCGCCGGCAGCGGCACGATCGTCTCGCGCTAA
- a CDS encoding efflux RND transporter permease subunit: MNFSAVFIRRPVATTLVMLGVLFFGLIAYRLLPVNDLPNVDFPTIQVSAGLPGASPETMAAAVATPLERQLSAIPGLDSMSSSSSLGSTQITLQFDLERDIDAAAQDVQTAIATAASQLPPGLPTPPSYRKVNPAEQPIMILSLNSPTLPLSRVDEYAQTLIAQRISMVSGVAQVLVFGAQKYAVRVQVDPNALAARGIGLDEVESAIRTGNTNLPTGYVDGKYRAFTIESDGQLLNAAAFRPLVVAYRNGSPVRLEQLGKVIDSVENDKVAGWYNGTRSITLGVQRQPGVNTIAVVDAIEALLPTFRSQIPGAVNLDIVFDRSESIRHSVEDVQFTLVLAIGLVVLVIFLFLRNLSATIIPSLAVPLSLVATFAVMYLLGFSLNNLSLMALTLSVGFVVDDAIVVLENIVRRQEMGESPMEAAFTGSREITFTIISMTLSLVAVFLPVLFMGGILGRLFNEFAITIATAILVSGFVSLTLTPMLCSRFLRAESVHPSSRSRLYQISEGAFDALTRAYDRSLQWVLRHRVLTMLASTAVLAATVYLFNAIPKGFIPSEDNGQIIVTTEAAQGISFADMARKQQQVVAVLRQDPAIDGTNASVGSGGPAGASNAGRVFVRLKPRSERDSAQDVIQRLRPKLAQVTGIRVFMQQPPAIRIGGQQSKSLYQYTLQSTDTAELYRYTPMLEAKLREVPQLQDVTSDVQLKNPQINLMIDRDKASSLGITAEQIERTLSNAYSSRQISLIYAPTNQYRVILSVDPQYQQDPEALSLLYVRSTGGRLVPLSALAKLTPGVGPLSVNHLGQFTATTISFNLKPGVALSEASAIIERLAAETLPDTIATSFQGNAEAFQSSTQNLGLLLAVAILVIYLVLGILYESFIHPLTILSGLPSAGFGALLTLMLFGFDLDVYGFVGLLLLVGIVKKNAIIMIDFALEAQRKDGKRPEDAIYAAALVRFRPIMMTTVSAIAGAIPIAIGFGAGAETRQPLGLAVVGGLLFSQWLTLYITPVIYLYLDRLQERFSWGKNVRPAPAGPVPDGQFAE, translated from the coding sequence GTGAACTTCTCGGCAGTGTTCATCCGCCGCCCCGTCGCCACGACGCTGGTGATGCTTGGGGTGCTGTTCTTTGGCCTGATTGCCTACCGGCTCCTGCCGGTCAACGATCTGCCGAACGTCGATTTTCCGACCATCCAGGTGTCCGCCGGTTTGCCCGGTGCCAGCCCCGAGACGATGGCCGCGGCGGTGGCCACTCCCCTGGAGCGCCAGCTCTCGGCGATCCCGGGCCTCGATTCGATGAGTTCGTCCAGTTCGCTGGGCAGTACGCAAATCACCCTCCAGTTTGATCTGGAGCGCGACATCGACGCCGCCGCCCAGGATGTGCAGACGGCGATCGCCACCGCCGCTTCGCAGTTGCCGCCGGGGCTGCCCACGCCGCCCAGTTACCGCAAGGTCAACCCGGCGGAGCAGCCGATCATGATCCTCTCGCTCAATTCGCCGACGCTGCCCCTTTCGCGGGTGGACGAGTACGCCCAGACGCTCATCGCCCAGCGCATCTCGATGGTGAGCGGCGTGGCGCAGGTGCTGGTCTTCGGCGCCCAAAAGTACGCCGTGCGCGTCCAGGTGGACCCCAATGCCCTCGCCGCGCGCGGCATCGGCCTCGACGAAGTCGAAAGCGCGATTCGCACCGGCAACACCAACCTGCCCACCGGCTACGTCGACGGCAAATACCGCGCCTTTACAATCGAATCGGACGGCCAGCTGCTCAACGCCGCAGCCTTCCGGCCGCTGGTGGTCGCTTACCGCAACGGCTCGCCCGTGCGCCTCGAACAGCTGGGCAAAGTAATCGACAGCGTCGAGAACGACAAGGTGGCCGGCTGGTACAACGGCACGCGCTCGATCACCCTGGGGGTGCAGCGTCAGCCCGGTGTCAATACGATCGCGGTCGTCGATGCCATCGAAGCCTTGCTGCCGACCTTTCGCTCCCAGATTCCCGGGGCGGTCAACCTCGACATCGTCTTCGACCGCTCCGAGTCGATCCGCCACTCGGTCGAGGACGTCCAGTTCACCTTGGTGCTCGCCATCGGCCTGGTGGTGCTGGTAATCTTTTTGTTCCTGCGCAACCTCTCCGCCACGATCATCCCGAGTCTGGCGGTGCCGCTGTCGCTGGTAGCCACCTTCGCGGTGATGTATCTGTTGGGCTTCAGCCTCAACAATCTTTCGCTGATGGCGCTCACCCTCTCGGTGGGTTTCGTGGTCGACGACGCCATCGTCGTGCTCGAAAACATCGTCCGCCGTCAAGAGATGGGCGAGAGCCCCATGGAGGCGGCCTTCACCGGTTCGCGCGAGATCACTTTTACGATCATCTCGATGACGCTGTCGCTGGTGGCGGTCTTTTTGCCGGTGCTCTTTATGGGAGGCATCCTGGGCAGACTCTTTAACGAGTTTGCGATCACCATTGCTACTGCCATTCTCGTCTCGGGGTTCGTCTCACTGACCCTCACCCCGATGCTCTGCAGCCGCTTCCTGCGGGCCGAATCGGTACACCCGTCCAGCCGCAGCCGTTTGTATCAAATTTCCGAGGGAGCCTTCGACGCCCTCACCCGCGCCTACGACCGCAGTTTGCAGTGGGTGCTGCGCCACCGCGTCTTGACGATGCTCGCTTCGACGGCGGTGCTGGCGGCCACGGTTTACCTGTTTAATGCCATTCCCAAGGGCTTCATTCCCAGCGAGGACAACGGTCAGATCATCGTCACCACCGAGGCCGCCCAGGGGATCTCCTTTGCCGACATGGCGCGCAAGCAGCAGCAGGTCGTGGCGGTCCTGCGCCAGGATCCGGCTATCGACGGCACCAATGCGAGCGTCGGCTCGGGCGGCCCCGCCGGTGCCAGCAACGCCGGGCGGGTCTTCGTGCGCCTCAAGCCGCGCTCCGAGCGCGACAGCGCCCAGGACGTCATCCAGCGGCTGCGGCCGAAGCTCGCCCAGGTGACCGGGATTCGCGTGTTCATGCAGCAGCCTCCGGCCATCCGCATCGGCGGCCAGCAGAGCAAGAGTCTCTACCAGTACACGTTGCAGAGCACCGATACCGCCGAGCTGTACCGCTATACCCCGATGCTGGAGGCGAAGCTGCGCGAGGTGCCGCAGCTGCAGGATGTCACCTCCGACGTGCAGCTCAAGAACCCCCAGATCAACCTGATGATCGACCGCGACAAAGCCTCCTCGCTGGGGATCACCGCCGAACAGATCGAGCGCACCCTCAGCAACGCCTACAGCTCGCGCCAGATCTCGTTGATTTATGCCCCCACCAACCAGTACCGGGTGATCCTTTCGGTTGACCCCCAGTACCAGCAAGATCCGGAGGCCCTCTCGCTGTTGTACGTGCGCTCGACCGGCGGCCGGCTGGTGCCCCTCTCGGCGCTGGCCAAACTCACCCCAGGCGTCGGTCCCCTCTCGGTTAACCACCTGGGCCAGTTCACCGCCACGACCATTTCCTTCAACCTCAAACCGGGCGTGGCGCTCAGTGAAGCGTCGGCCATCATCGAGCGCCTCGCCGCCGAAACGTTGCCCGATACGATTGCCACCAGCTTCCAGGGCAACGCCGAGGCTTTCCAGTCCTCCACCCAGAACCTCGGGCTGTTGCTGGCGGTGGCGATCCTGGTTATCTACCTCGTGCTGGGCATCCTCTACGAAAGCTTCATCCATCCGCTGACGATCCTCTCTGGACTTCCTTCGGCCGGCTTCGGGGCATTGCTCACACTGATGCTGTTCGGTTTCGATCTCGACGTCTACGGATTTGTGGGGCTCTTGCTGCTGGTGGGGATCGTCAAGAAAAACGCGATTATCATGATCGACTTTGCCCTCGAAGCCCAGCGCAAGGACGGCAAGCGGCCGGAGGACGCCATCTACGCGGCGGCCCTGGTGCGCTTTCGGCCGATCATGATGACGACGGTCTCAGCGATTGCGGGGGCTATCCCGATCGCCATCGGCTTTGGGGCCGGGGCCGAGACGCGCCAGCCCCTCGGTCTGGCGGTGGTGGGGGGCTTGCTTTTTTCGCAGTGGCTGACCCTTTACATCACCCCGGTTATTTATCTCTATCTCGACCGCCTCCAGGAGCGCTTTAGTTGGGGCAAAAACGTCCGCCCGGCTCCCGCAGGTCCGGTACCCGACGGCCAGTTTGCCGAGTGA
- a CDS encoding HlyD family efflux transporter periplasmic adaptor subunit, translating to MASGYPILRRRWWALLLVVLALLLAMGSLVQQIQSADKPPPAARTAASPPTVAALGRLEPLNRVIRLGPAALQTRARVERLLVAEGQEVTPGAPIALLDSHERLAAAVAVAEAKLKTAETQLARVQAGAKRGEVTAQRKVRDQLQADLTGERAKQRADLQRLASEQRFAEAEYRRHLQLYEQGAISDSLSDSKRLAAEAARERFILATAELVRTERNLSARIAEAGATLERIAEVRPVDVQLAQAEINSARAAVQQAVAELALASVVAPSAGRILKIHTRPGEVVAERGIAELGATRQMAVLAEIYQSDIARVRLGDQATITSEGFSGELTGSVVQVGQLVSVQNILANRPGAEVDRKVVEVRIRLVPADSARVAALSNLQVQVRIGTAGGGG from the coding sequence ATGGCCAGCGGGTACCCGATCCTCAGACGACGGTGGTGGGCTTTGCTCCTGGTGGTGCTGGCCCTGCTGCTTGCGATGGGTTCGTTGGTTCAGCAAATCCAGTCTGCGGACAAACCGCCGCCGGCGGCCCGGACTGCGGCTTCACCGCCGACGGTGGCAGCCCTCGGTCGGCTTGAACCATTGAACCGGGTCATCCGGCTGGGACCGGCGGCTTTGCAGACCCGCGCCCGCGTCGAGCGCCTGCTGGTCGCAGAAGGTCAGGAGGTCACACCAGGCGCGCCGATCGCCTTGCTGGACAGCCACGAGCGACTGGCAGCGGCAGTGGCGGTGGCCGAAGCAAAACTCAAGACTGCAGAAACCCAACTAGCGAGGGTTCAAGCCGGGGCGAAGCGCGGCGAAGTCACTGCCCAGCGTAAAGTACGCGACCAGTTGCAGGCGGATCTCACCGGCGAGCGCGCCAAGCAACGAGCCGACCTCCAGCGTTTGGCATCCGAGCAGCGCTTCGCAGAAGCCGAGTACCGCCGCCACCTGCAGCTTTACGAGCAAGGGGCCATCTCCGATTCGCTCAGCGACTCCAAACGCCTTGCAGCCGAAGCGGCCCGCGAACGCTTCATCCTGGCCACAGCCGAACTGGTGCGCACCGAGCGGAACCTGAGCGCCCGGATCGCGGAGGCCGGGGCCACCCTCGAGCGCATCGCCGAAGTCCGCCCGGTCGATGTCCAACTGGCCCAAGCCGAAATCAACAGCGCCCGGGCGGCTGTGCAGCAGGCCGTAGCCGAACTGGCCCTCGCCAGCGTGGTGGCCCCGTCGGCGGGCCGGATTCTCAAAATCCACACCCGCCCCGGCGAAGTGGTTGCAGAGCGCGGCATCGCCGAACTGGGGGCGACCCGGCAGATGGCGGTCCTGGCCGAAATCTACCAGTCGGACATCGCTCGGGTGCGCCTCGGGGATCAAGCGACGATCACAAGCGAAGGCTTTTCCGGCGAACTCACCGGCAGCGTCGTGCAAGTCGGCCAACTGGTGAGCGTCCAGAATATCCTTGCCAATCGGCCCGGCGCCGAGGTGGACCGAAAAGTGGTCGAGGTGCGCATCCGCCTGGTGCCCGCCGATTCGGCCAGGGTGGCCGCCCTCAGTAACCTGCAGGTGCAGGTGCGCATCGGGACGGCCGGAGGGGGCGGCTGA
- a CDS encoding DUF3593 domain-containing protein, with protein MAFEQALFAASLLPYLVFLWFATRSGRFPKLALYGFYGTLVFVAVTIPAGLYSRFVLGQSLANVDWLHGTAESLLTVANILVVLGFKQALERSGKSAE; from the coding sequence ATGGCATTTGAGCAGGCGCTTTTTGCCGCTTCGCTGTTGCCGTATCTCGTCTTTTTGTGGTTTGCCACCCGCTCGGGCCGCTTTCCGAAGCTGGCCCTCTATGGTTTTTACGGCACCCTCGTCTTTGTGGCGGTGACGATCCCCGCCGGACTATACAGCCGGTTTGTCCTCGGTCAATCGCTCGCCAATGTCGACTGGCTGCACGGGACGGCCGAATCGCTGCTCACCGTGGCCAACATTCTGGTGGTGCTCGGGTTTAAGCAGGCCCTCGAACGCAGCGGCAAGAGCGCGGAATAG
- a CDS encoding efflux RND transporter periplasmic adaptor subunit yields MADSTRESRAPQRTDLPPVSERERRNWVPIVVSLALIGLGIVLFRFFAGDKPAESPAAQGGRKAVPAATAVATQKAVPIAIAAIGSVEAYNTVAVRSQVEGTLTRVAFEQGQYVQKGALLFTVDARPNAAAFAQAEAQLSRDQAGVAQAEAAVARDRAQLRTAQTQVQRYRSLVAQGAVSQEQFDQVQTNAEALAATVRASEAAVANARSVVRASRAAVESARVQLGYTEIRAPIAGRTGSLAVYAGNLVRANDTTPLVVINRVSPIYVSFTVPERELPAIKRYQAQARLKVIAVPPSGTGRAVTGYLSFIDNAVDSTTGTIRLRGTFENQDNYLVPGQFMNVALTLTIQPNAVVVPTQAVQTGQQGTYVYVVKPDRTVDLRVVTSSRTVGGDAIIERGVAPGETVVTDGQLQLKPGDTIKARSAASTPSTTQEPRP; encoded by the coding sequence ATGGCCGATTCTACCCGCGAATCCCGCGCTCCCCAACGCACCGATCTCCCCCCGGTTTCCGAGCGCGAACGGCGCAACTGGGTGCCGATCGTCGTGAGCCTCGCGCTTATCGGACTGGGGATCGTCCTGTTTCGGTTCTTTGCAGGGGACAAACCGGCGGAGTCGCCTGCAGCCCAGGGGGGACGCAAAGCGGTGCCGGCGGCCACAGCGGTAGCGACCCAAAAAGCAGTGCCGATCGCGATTGCCGCCATCGGCTCGGTTGAAGCCTACAACACTGTCGCCGTGCGCTCCCAGGTCGAAGGTACCCTCACCCGCGTCGCCTTCGAGCAGGGCCAGTACGTCCAGAAAGGTGCCCTGCTCTTTACGGTTGACGCCCGTCCGAACGCGGCGGCCTTTGCCCAGGCAGAGGCGCAACTGAGCCGCGACCAGGCGGGGGTCGCCCAGGCGGAAGCGGCGGTGGCGCGCGATCGCGCCCAATTGCGCACCGCCCAGACCCAGGTGCAGCGCTACCGGTCGCTGGTGGCCCAGGGGGCGGTCTCCCAGGAGCAGTTCGACCAGGTGCAGACCAACGCCGAGGCCCTCGCCGCCACCGTGCGTGCGAGCGAAGCGGCCGTGGCCAACGCCCGCTCGGTGGTGCGCGCGAGCCGCGCCGCCGTCGAGAGCGCCCGCGTCCAGTTGGGCTACACCGAGATTCGTGCCCCGATTGCCGGACGCACCGGCAGCCTCGCGGTCTACGCCGGCAACCTGGTGCGCGCCAACGACACTACACCGCTGGTGGTGATCAATCGAGTGAGCCCGATCTATGTGAGCTTTACGGTTCCTGAGCGGGAACTGCCCGCCATCAAGCGCTACCAGGCCCAGGCCCGGCTCAAAGTGATCGCCGTGCCGCCCAGTGGAACCGGTCGCGCCGTGACGGGGTACTTGAGCTTTATCGACAACGCCGTCGACAGCACCACCGGCACCATTCGCCTGCGCGGCACGTTCGAGAACCAGGACAATTATCTGGTTCCCGGCCAGTTCATGAACGTCGCACTGACCCTCACCATCCAGCCGAACGCGGTGGTGGTGCCCACCCAGGCGGTACAGACCGGTCAGCAGGGTACCTACGTCTATGTGGTCAAGCCCGACCGGACGGTGGACCTGCGGGTGGTGACGAGTAGCCGCACCGTGGGCGGCGACGCGATCATCGAGCGGGGAGTCGCGCCCGGGGAGACCGTCGTCACCGACGGCCAGCTGCAACTGAAGCCGGGCGACACAATCAAAGCCAGGTCCGCCGCCTCTACCCCGTCCACCACCCAGGAGCCGCGTCCGTGA